In one Shinella zoogloeoides genomic region, the following are encoded:
- a CDS encoding ABC transporter ATP-binding protein — MTPILQIKNITKRYGGLTAVNDVSFDVKAGEILSVIGPNGAGKSTLFKLISSFVPATTGEVLFNGTRISSLAPHKVARMGVVRTFQETTIFRSMTVRENIIVSHHLRSKASLFGFFLGTKQAREDEAAFAASADDIVDFLGLQAIRNELASNLPQGHLRALGMAIGLATDPKVILLDEPFAGMNHDETMKMVGLVRRLRDERGVTVLLVEHDMPAVMKISDRIVCINFGEKIAEGTPQEIRENEKVIEAYLGSEDAAIGM; from the coding sequence ATGACCCCCATCCTGCAAATCAAGAACATCACCAAGCGCTATGGCGGTCTGACGGCGGTCAACGACGTGTCCTTCGACGTGAAGGCCGGCGAAATCCTCTCGGTGATCGGCCCGAACGGCGCCGGCAAGTCGACGCTGTTCAAGCTGATCTCCTCCTTCGTGCCGGCAACGACGGGGGAGGTGCTCTTCAACGGTACCCGCATTTCCAGCCTCGCCCCGCACAAGGTCGCCCGCATGGGCGTCGTGCGGACGTTCCAGGAAACGACGATCTTCCGCTCCATGACGGTGCGCGAGAACATCATCGTGTCCCATCACCTGCGCTCGAAGGCGAGCCTCTTCGGCTTCTTCCTCGGCACGAAACAGGCCAGGGAGGACGAGGCGGCCTTCGCGGCCTCGGCCGACGACATCGTCGATTTCCTTGGCCTGCAGGCGATCCGCAACGAGCTCGCCTCCAACCTGCCGCAGGGCCATCTTCGCGCGCTCGGCATGGCCATCGGCCTTGCCACCGACCCGAAGGTCATCCTGCTCGACGAGCCCTTCGCCGGCATGAACCACGACGAGACCATGAAGATGGTGGGCCTCGTTCGCCGTCTTCGCGACGAGCGCGGCGTCACCGTCCTTCTCGTCGAGCACGACATGCCCGCTGTCATGAAGATCAGCGACCGGATCGTGTGCATCAATTTCGGCGAGAAGATCGCCGAGGGCACGCCCCAGGAAATCCGGGAGAACGAGAAGGTGATCGAAGCCTATCTCGGCTCCGAAGATGCGGCGATCGGGATGTGA
- the cysW gene encoding sulfate ABC transporter permease subunit CysW: MAHETPRRLRSPTTETPVARYTLMALAFLFLALFLVLPLAAVFIEAFRKGTGEFLAAFGDPDTLAAIRLTLLVAGIAVPLNLVFGVAAAWAIAKFEFKGKAFLTTLIDLPFSVSPVISGLVYVLLFGAGSVLGPWLKSHGIEILFAVPGIVLATVFVTFPFVARELIPLMQEQGTGDEEAALSLGASGWQAFWYVTLPNIKWGLLYGVLLCNARAMGEFGAVSVVSGHIRGLTNTMPLHVEILYNEYNFVAAFAVASLLAALALVTLVVKTVLELHYGAEIAAGRKH, from the coding sequence ATGGCGCATGAAACGCCCCGCCGCCTGCGCTCGCCGACGACGGAAACGCCCGTCGCGCGCTATACGCTGATGGCGCTCGCCTTCCTGTTCCTCGCGCTCTTCCTCGTCCTGCCGCTTGCGGCCGTCTTCATCGAGGCCTTCCGCAAAGGCACCGGTGAATTCCTCGCCGCCTTCGGCGATCCCGATACGCTCGCCGCGATCCGGCTGACGCTGCTGGTCGCCGGCATCGCCGTGCCGCTCAACCTCGTCTTCGGCGTGGCGGCGGCCTGGGCGATCGCCAAGTTCGAGTTCAAGGGCAAGGCGTTCCTGACGACGCTGATCGATCTTCCGTTCTCGGTCTCGCCGGTCATTTCCGGCCTCGTCTATGTGCTGCTTTTCGGGGCCGGCAGCGTGCTCGGGCCCTGGTTGAAGAGCCATGGCATCGAAATCCTCTTTGCCGTGCCGGGCATCGTGCTCGCCACCGTCTTCGTCACCTTTCCCTTCGTCGCGCGCGAGCTGATCCCGCTGATGCAGGAGCAGGGCACGGGCGACGAGGAGGCGGCGCTGTCGCTCGGCGCCTCCGGCTGGCAGGCGTTCTGGTATGTGACGCTGCCCAACATCAAGTGGGGGCTGCTCTACGGCGTGCTGCTCTGCAACGCGCGCGCGATGGGCGAGTTCGGGGCGGTCTCGGTGGTCTCGGGGCATATTCGCGGGCTCACCAACACCATGCCGCTGCATGTCGAAATCCTCTACAACGAGTACAATTTCGTCGCCGCTTTCGCGGTGGCCTCGCTGCTCGCGGCGCTCGCCCTCGTCACGCTCGTCGTCAAGACCGTCCTCGAACTTCACTACGGCGCGGAAATCGCTGCCGGCCGCAAGCATTGA
- a CDS encoding sulfate ABC transporter substrate-binding protein: protein MSGFVKGLGVLALGLGLVLGGVSGAAAQTVLLNVSYDPTRELYKDFNEAFAKHWKAETGEDVTVQQSHGGSGKQARAVIDGLEADVVTLALESDINAIVEKTGKIAKDWRTRLPNNSSPYTSTIVFLVRKGNPKGIHNWGDLVKGDVQIVTPNPKTSGGARWNYLAAWAWANEEFGGDQDKIKAYIAELFKRAPVLDTGARGSLTTFAQRQIGDVLLAWENEAYLAGAEFGGDAFDIVAPPISILAEPPVTVVDGNVDAKGTRKQAEAYLNYLYSEEGQNIAAKHYYRPSKRDVVKPELLQQLPDIKLVTIDDPIFGGWVKAQPEHFGDGGVFDQIYKPGN from the coding sequence ATGTCCGGATTTGTGAAGGGGTTGGGGGTTTTGGCCCTCGGTTTGGGGCTGGTGCTCGGCGGGGTTTCGGGGGCGGCCGCGCAGACGGTGCTGCTCAACGTTTCCTATGACCCGACGCGCGAGCTCTACAAGGATTTCAACGAGGCTTTCGCCAAGCATTGGAAGGCGGAGACCGGCGAGGACGTGACGGTGCAGCAGTCGCATGGCGGTTCGGGCAAGCAGGCCCGCGCGGTGATCGACGGCCTGGAGGCCGACGTGGTGACGCTGGCATTGGAAAGCGACATCAACGCCATCGTGGAAAAGACCGGCAAGATCGCCAAGGACTGGCGTACGCGCCTGCCGAACAATTCCTCGCCCTATACCTCGACCATCGTGTTCCTCGTGCGCAAGGGCAATCCGAAGGGTATCCATAACTGGGGCGACCTGGTGAAGGGCGATGTGCAGATCGTCACGCCGAACCCGAAGACCTCGGGCGGCGCGCGCTGGAACTACCTGGCGGCCTGGGCCTGGGCGAACGAGGAATTCGGCGGCGATCAGGACAAGATCAAGGCCTATATCGCGGAACTCTTCAAGCGGGCGCCGGTGCTCGATACGGGTGCGCGCGGCTCGCTGACCACCTTCGCCCAGCGCCAGATCGGCGACGTGCTGCTCGCCTGGGAAAACGAGGCCTATCTGGCCGGCGCCGAGTTCGGCGGGGATGCCTTCGACATCGTCGCGCCGCCGATCTCGATCCTCGCCGAGCCGCCGGTGACGGTCGTCGACGGCAATGTCGATGCCAAGGGCACGCGCAAGCAGGCGGAAGCCTATCTCAACTACCTCTATTCGGAAGAGGGCCAGAACATCGCGGCCAAGCACTACTATCGCCCCTCGAAGCGCGATGTGGTCAAGCCCGAGTTGCTGCAACAGCTTCCCGACATTAAGCTGGTGACGATCGACGACCCGATCTTCGGCGGCTGGGTGAAGGCACAGCCCGAGCATTTCGGCGACGGGGGCGTCTTCGACCAGATCTACAAGCCGGGGAACTGA
- the cysT gene encoding sulfate ABC transporter permease subunit CysT, whose product MTTFAAASVRWRLRQPSVIPGFGLTLGFSLAYLTLIILIPLAGLVWRSASLSSAEFLAILADERTLNALKVSFGTAFIAALVNVVFGVIVAWVIVRYEFPGRRIVDAIVDLPFALPTAVAGIALAALYAPNGWIGQVLNLFDIKAAFNPTGIVIALVFIGLPFVVRTVQPIMEEIDREVEEAAATLGANRFQTVYRVLLPGLSPAILTGFALAFARGVGEYGSVIFIAGNIPYVSEIAPLLIVIRLEEFNYGAATAIATIMLALSFVMLLVINLIQAWSRRRYGHGA is encoded by the coding sequence TTGACGACTTTTGCTGCTGCTTCGGTGCGGTGGCGACTGAGACAGCCGAGTGTCATTCCGGGTTTCGGACTGACGCTCGGCTTTTCGCTCGCATACCTCACGCTCATCATCCTCATTCCGCTCGCCGGCCTCGTCTGGCGTTCGGCCTCGCTGTCGAGTGCGGAATTCCTGGCTATTCTCGCCGACGAGCGCACGCTGAACGCGCTGAAGGTCTCCTTCGGCACGGCCTTCATCGCCGCACTCGTCAATGTCGTCTTCGGTGTCATCGTCGCCTGGGTCATCGTGCGCTACGAGTTTCCCGGCCGGCGCATCGTCGATGCGATCGTCGACCTGCCCTTCGCCCTTCCGACGGCCGTTGCCGGCATTGCGCTTGCCGCGCTCTATGCCCCCAACGGCTGGATCGGGCAGGTGCTGAACCTCTTCGACATCAAGGCAGCCTTCAACCCGACGGGCATCGTCATCGCGCTCGTCTTCATCGGCCTGCCCTTCGTGGTGCGCACGGTGCAGCCGATCATGGAGGAGATCGACCGGGAGGTGGAGGAAGCCGCCGCGACGCTCGGCGCCAACCGCTTCCAGACCGTCTACCGGGTGCTCCTGCCCGGGCTGTCCCCGGCGATCCTGACGGGCTTCGCGCTCGCTTTCGCCCGCGGCGTCGGGGAGTACGGCTCGGTCATCTTCATCGCCGGCAACATTCCCTATGTCTCGGAGATCGCGCCGCTCCTCATCGTCATCCGGCTCGAAGAATTCAATTATGGCGCGGCGACCGCCATTGCCACGATCATGCTGGCGCTGTCCTTCGTCATGCTGCTCGTCATCAACCTGATCCAGGCCTGGAGCCGCAGGAGGTACGGTCATGGCGCATGA
- a CDS encoding aspartate/glutamate racemase family protein — MKILVINPNTTASMTAHIGKAALSAASSGTQITAVNPVHGPVSIEGFFDEAMSLAGLLDTIRRNPDCDTVVIACFDDTGLDAARCLTDKPVIGIGEAAYHFASMISNKFSVVTTLARSVPALEHNLSRYGLAARCARVRSSEVAVLELEQPGSNARQKISAEIGLAVSEDRAEAIVLGCAGMASLANDLAQEHGLPVLDGVSCAVKLAEAMAGLNIRTSRLGGYAPPPASKLESIFPAAG, encoded by the coding sequence ATGAAAATCCTCGTCATCAACCCCAACACCACCGCATCGATGACGGCGCATATCGGAAAGGCGGCGCTGAGCGCCGCTTCTTCCGGCACGCAGATCACCGCCGTCAATCCCGTGCACGGCCCCGTCTCGATCGAGGGCTTCTTCGACGAGGCGATGAGCCTTGCCGGCCTGCTCGACACCATCCGCCGCAACCCGGATTGCGATACCGTCGTCATCGCCTGTTTCGACGATACCGGCCTCGATGCGGCGCGCTGCCTCACCGACAAGCCCGTAATCGGCATCGGCGAGGCCGCCTACCACTTCGCCTCGATGATCTCGAACAAATTCTCCGTGGTGACGACGCTCGCCCGCTCGGTGCCGGCGCTGGAGCACAATCTCTCCCGCTACGGCCTTGCCGCCCGTTGCGCCCGCGTGCGCTCGTCGGAAGTCGCCGTGCTGGAGCTGGAACAGCCGGGCTCCAATGCCCGCCAGAAGATCAGCGCCGAGATCGGGCTTGCCGTTTCGGAGGACCGCGCCGAGGCCATCGTGCTCGGCTGCGCCGGCATGGCGAGCCTTGCCAACGACCTCGCGCAGGAACACGGCCTGCCGGTTCTCGATGGCGTTTCCTGCGCGGTGAAGCTGGCCGAGGCCATGGCCGGTCTCAACATCCGCACGTCACGCCTCGGCGGCTATGCCCCGCCGCCGGCCAGCAAACTCGAAAGCATCTTTCCGGCCGCGGGATAG
- a CDS encoding sulfate/molybdate ABC transporter ATP-binding protein, protein MDVSVKNLRKEFDRYPALNDVSLDIRSGELIALLGPSGSGKTTLLRLIAGLEQPTRGSIFFGAEDASHRSVQERHVGFVFQHYALFRHMTVADNIAFGLTVRPRGQRPPKAEIRRRVGELLEMVQLSGLEKRYPNQLSGGQRQRVALARAMAIEPKVLLLDEPFGALDAKVRKELRRWLREFHDRTGHTTVFVTHDQEEALELADRVVVMSQGTIEQVGSSDDVYDRPNSPFVFSFIGDSASLPVTVNEDTVRFQDTSIGIVPRASEIAIGSGTLFFRPQDVVLVTDPAVPALEGRISTSRRLAGTRIADIDIGRAGEPHHVEIEVPLDAQAANGTTIRFRPTRWKLFGA, encoded by the coding sequence ATGGACGTCAGCGTTAAAAATCTCCGCAAGGAATTCGACCGATACCCGGCCTTGAACGACGTCTCGCTCGACATCCGCTCGGGCGAGCTGATCGCCCTGCTCGGCCCGTCGGGCTCGGGCAAGACGACGCTTCTTCGCCTTATCGCCGGCCTCGAGCAGCCGACGCGGGGCAGCATCTTCTTCGGCGCGGAAGACGCCTCCCACAGGAGCGTGCAGGAGCGGCATGTCGGCTTCGTCTTCCAGCATTATGCCCTGTTCCGCCACATGACCGTCGCCGACAACATCGCTTTCGGCCTGACGGTTCGCCCGCGCGGGCAGCGCCCGCCCAAGGCCGAAATCCGGCGCCGTGTCGGGGAACTGCTTGAGATGGTGCAGCTCTCGGGCCTCGAAAAACGCTATCCGAACCAGCTTTCCGGCGGCCAGCGCCAGCGCGTCGCGCTTGCCCGCGCCATGGCGATCGAGCCGAAGGTGCTGCTGCTCGACGAGCCGTTCGGTGCGCTCGATGCCAAGGTGCGCAAGGAGCTGCGCCGCTGGCTGCGCGAATTCCACGACCGCACCGGTCACACCACCGTCTTCGTCACGCATGACCAGGAAGAGGCGCTGGAGCTCGCCGACCGGGTCGTCGTCATGAGCCAGGGCACGATCGAGCAGGTCGGCTCGTCCGACGATGTGTATGACCGGCCGAACTCGCCCTTCGTCTTTTCCTTCATCGGCGACAGCGCCAGCCTTCCCGTCACCGTCAACGAGGATACCGTCCGTTTCCAGGATACGTCCATCGGCATCGTGCCGCGCGCGAGCGAGATCGCCATCGGCTCCGGCACGCTGTTCTTCCGTCCGCAGGATGTCGTCCTCGTCACGGATCCGGCCGTGCCCGCGCTGGAAGGCCGTATCTCGACGTCCCGCCGGCTTGCCGGCACGCGCATTGCCGATATCGATATCGGCAGGGCCGGCGAGCCGCATCACGTCGAGATCGAGGTTCCGCTCGATGCGCAGGCCGCGAACGGCACGACGATCCGCTTCAGGCCGACGCGGTGGAAGCTGTTCGGGGCCTAG
- a CDS encoding ABC transporter ATP-binding protein — translation MTKILSVENVELYYDHIYALKGVSIDVGEGETVALIGANGAGKSSILRAITGLRPIKSGQITYQGQKLNGTPAAEIVRRGISMVPEGRRAFPLMSVKDNLLMGAFTRTDKAEIEQTLENVLTRFPRLRERYNQQANTMSGGEQQMMVIGRALMARPKLLLLDEPSLGIAPKIVQDIARAIVAISRDENVSILLVEQNSRMALSISNRAYALSTGSIALSGNSKDLMNDDRIKAAYLGGEL, via the coding sequence ATGACCAAGATATTGAGCGTTGAGAATGTCGAACTCTACTATGACCACATCTATGCCCTGAAGGGCGTCTCGATCGATGTGGGCGAAGGCGAAACCGTTGCGCTGATCGGCGCGAACGGGGCGGGCAAATCCTCGATCCTGCGCGCGATCACGGGGCTGCGGCCGATCAAATCCGGCCAGATCACCTATCAGGGCCAGAAGCTGAATGGCACGCCGGCCGCCGAGATCGTGCGCCGGGGCATCTCCATGGTGCCGGAGGGCCGCCGCGCCTTCCCGCTGATGTCGGTGAAGGACAACCTCCTGATGGGCGCCTTCACCCGCACCGACAAGGCGGAGATCGAGCAGACGCTGGAAAACGTGCTGACGCGCTTTCCGCGCCTGCGCGAGCGCTATAACCAGCAGGCGAACACCATGTCCGGCGGCGAGCAGCAGATGATGGTGATCGGCCGCGCCCTGATGGCACGTCCGAAGCTGCTGCTGCTGGACGAGCCCTCCCTCGGCATCGCGCCGAAGATCGTGCAGGACATCGCCCGCGCCATCGTGGCCATCAGCCGCGACGAGAATGTCTCCATCCTCCTCGTCGAGCAGAACAGCCGCATGGCGCTCTCCATCTCCAACCGCGCCTATGCGCTTTCCACCGGGTCCATCGCGCTGTCAGGCAATTCCAAGGACCTGATGAACGACGACCGCATCAAGGCTGCCTACCTCGGAGGCGAACTCTGA
- a CDS encoding FAD/NAD(P)-binding protein, translated as MFFERIVREDVAFADGLPLAKIAVIGAGPSGLATVIALMRRCHCPFEAWIVDAQDAPGAFGDGPAGGALTAEPARDLSVLPDRPDDFARWLKENFLSNGAVAALRGPQDLHVPRSVFRDYVMARFGEALALRRDVRIRTIRGTVRHIGRRNDGVYVGFLDGENAVFDHVFVATGFGIAQREAASWRDAAAVAERLSHEENPAPLTLVGNGPRLAAILLDLRMRGFTGAIHVAAAAGRLPQPHSRGYDGMVFGEPPASRSLRDAFRYIRRECSSAEARRGGQWQTVVDAASDRLSVVWRNLPQAERNHYRRHLLRLHRHFSVRIAGDIHRRLAGEFEAGRTRFVPPHDPKSADGNTVDCREVPAARALAGLLGCDVATLSVDDHGHLLSHDAPLSGLSVVGAVASGLRPGPFTFAETVRQAYRSVLAAPLSRPARVSRG; from the coding sequence ATGTTCTTTGAAAGGATCGTAAGGGAAGACGTCGCGTTTGCGGACGGGCTGCCGCTGGCCAAGATCGCGGTGATCGGTGCCGGACCGTCGGGCCTTGCCACGGTGATCGCACTGATGCGGCGGTGCCATTGCCCCTTCGAGGCCTGGATCGTCGATGCGCAGGATGCGCCGGGCGCGTTCGGCGATGGTCCGGCCGGCGGCGCGCTGACCGCCGAGCCGGCGCGCGATCTTTCCGTCCTGCCCGACCGGCCCGATGATTTTGCCCGCTGGCTGAAGGAGAATTTCCTGTCCAACGGCGCGGTCGCCGCATTGCGCGGTCCGCAGGACCTGCATGTTCCGCGCTCGGTGTTCCGCGACTATGTGATGGCCCGCTTCGGCGAGGCGCTCGCCCTTCGCAGGGATGTGCGCATCCGCACCATCCGCGGCACTGTGCGCCACATCGGTAGAAGAAACGACGGCGTGTATGTCGGGTTTCTCGACGGAGAAAACGCGGTCTTCGACCACGTCTTCGTTGCGACCGGTTTCGGGATCGCGCAACGCGAGGCGGCCTCCTGGCGTGATGCCGCCGCGGTGGCCGAGCGCCTTTCGCACGAGGAAAATCCGGCGCCGCTGACGCTGGTCGGCAACGGGCCGCGCCTTGCCGCGATCCTGCTCGATCTGCGAATGCGCGGATTTACCGGCGCCATTCATGTCGCGGCGGCCGCGGGCCGCCTGCCGCAGCCCCACAGCCGCGGATACGATGGCATGGTGTTCGGCGAGCCGCCGGCCAGCCGGTCGCTGCGCGATGCCTTCCGCTATATCCGGCGGGAATGTAGCAGCGCGGAGGCGCGGCGCGGCGGCCAGTGGCAAACCGTCGTCGATGCGGCCTCCGACCGCCTTTCCGTCGTCTGGCGCAACCTGCCCCAGGCCGAGCGCAACCACTACCGCCGCCATCTCCTGCGCCTGCACCGGCATTTCTCCGTCCGTATCGCAGGCGATATCCATCGTCGTCTCGCCGGAGAATTCGAGGCCGGCCGCACACGCTTCGTCCCGCCGCACGATCCGAAATCGGCCGACGGGAACACCGTCGACTGCCGCGAGGTGCCAGCCGCCCGCGCGCTTGCCGGGCTGCTCGGATGCGATGTCGCGACCCTCTCGGTCGATGATCACGGGCACCTGCTCAGCCATGATGCACCGTTGTCCGGCCTTTCCGTCGTCGGGGCCGTTGCCTCCGGCCTGCGGCCCGGCCCCTTCACTTTTGCCGAGACGGTGCGCCAGGCCTATCGCAGCGTTCTTGCAGCACCCTTGTCCCGTCCGGCGCGGGTATCGCGCGGCTGA
- a CDS encoding branched-chain amino acid ABC transporter permease: MNAKKLLGFAAFLLVVFLLVPLFIGLTGRVDFFYTLTSVALLSVGAAGVWLTFYIGRINIGQGAYALVGGYVSAILVTQAGVSFWLTLPLAGLLCAVISVLIGFPILRLRGVYFAMVTLVLTEVARLSALALPITNGAKGITSIPLPSELSLFGLTIIPAFGSLPNPRVGFYMMAVALMVVTYLVLWRIVNSRLGHLCRSLQQNEELSASIGVNTAYLRVLAYAISSFFGGIAGAMFASIAQSIYPSSFVVADSVNFMLYCFLGGLGYVFGPMLGTFLLYFGWDLLSIAREYQLLIYSGVMILLMLVLPNGVLSLLDKKEGGK, from the coding sequence ATGAACGCGAAAAAACTTCTCGGCTTCGCAGCCTTCCTTCTCGTCGTCTTCCTGCTGGTGCCGCTGTTCATCGGCCTGACCGGACGCGTGGACTTCTTCTACACATTGACCTCGGTCGCCCTGCTTTCGGTCGGTGCCGCCGGTGTCTGGCTTACCTTCTATATCGGCCGCATCAATATCGGCCAGGGCGCCTACGCGCTGGTCGGCGGCTATGTCTCGGCCATCCTCGTCACGCAGGCCGGCGTTTCCTTCTGGCTCACACTGCCGCTGGCCGGCCTCCTCTGCGCCGTCATCTCGGTGCTGATCGGCTTTCCGATCCTGCGCCTGCGCGGCGTCTACTTCGCCATGGTCACGCTGGTGCTGACGGAGGTCGCCCGCCTCTCCGCCCTCGCCCTGCCGATCACCAACGGGGCCAAGGGCATCACCTCCATCCCCCTGCCGAGCGAACTCTCGCTCTTCGGCCTGACGATCATCCCGGCCTTCGGCTCGCTGCCCAACCCGCGCGTCGGCTTCTACATGATGGCCGTCGCGCTGATGGTCGTCACCTATCTCGTGCTCTGGCGCATCGTGAACTCGCGTCTCGGGCACCTGTGCCGCAGCCTCCAGCAGAACGAGGAGCTTTCGGCCTCGATCGGCGTCAACACCGCCTATCTCCGGGTACTCGCCTATGCGATCTCCTCGTTCTTCGGCGGCATTGCGGGCGCCATGTTCGCCTCCATCGCGCAGTCGATCTATCCGTCCTCCTTCGTTGTCGCCGACAGCGTGAACTTCATGCTCTACTGCTTCCTCGGCGGCCTCGGTTACGTCTTCGGCCCGATGCTCGGCACGTTCCTGCTCTACTTCGGCTGGGACCTGCTCTCCATCGCCAGGGAGTATCAACTCCTCATCTACTCCGGCGTCATGATCCTGCTCATGCTGGTCCTGCCGAACGGTGTCCTCAGCCTTCTCGACAAGAAGGAGGGCGGCAAATGA
- a CDS encoding GntR family transcriptional regulator, with protein sequence MTQKVGDSGRGRSQAVHRALKRAILDQALSPGAKLPEDSIGERLGVSRTLVREALVRLSEEGLVDLRPNKGATVARPTLEEGRNLFLTRMALERLVVETLSGKLTREQIDTLSAHINAEDAAKPEHALSIRLAGEFHTLLAQMTNNASLIRYVNETVARSSLILALYGRPHSSDCAVSEHQEILDHLIAGKSEAAAKLMTHHLDSITTRALLPREEDRNIKDVLSSYAVAEGLV encoded by the coding sequence ATGACACAGAAAGTTGGCGATTCGGGCCGCGGCCGCTCTCAGGCCGTCCACCGCGCGCTGAAGCGCGCGATCCTCGACCAGGCCCTGTCCCCCGGCGCGAAACTGCCGGAAGATTCGATCGGCGAACGCCTCGGCGTCAGCCGGACGCTCGTGCGCGAAGCGCTGGTGCGCCTCAGCGAGGAGGGTCTGGTGGACCTGCGCCCGAACAAGGGCGCGACGGTGGCGCGGCCGACGCTCGAAGAGGGACGCAACCTGTTCCTGACCCGCATGGCGCTGGAACGCCTTGTCGTGGAGACCCTTTCTGGCAAATTGACCAGGGAGCAGATCGACACGCTCTCCGCCCATATCAATGCCGAGGACGCCGCCAAGCCGGAGCACGCGCTGTCGATCCGGCTCGCCGGCGAATTCCACACGCTGCTTGCACAGATGACGAACAATGCGAGCCTCATCCGCTACGTCAACGAGACGGTCGCCCGCAGTTCCCTCATCCTCGCGCTCTACGGGCGGCCGCATTCGTCCGACTGCGCCGTGTCCGAGCATCAGGAAATTCTCGATCACCTGATCGCCGGCAAGAGCGAGGCGGCGGCCAAGCTGATGACGCACCACCTCGATTCGATCACGACGCGTGCCTTGCTGCCGCGCGAGGAGGACCGCAACATCAAGGACGTACTCTCCTCCTATGCCGTCGCGGAAGGCCTGGTCTGA
- a CDS encoding acyl-CoA dehydrogenase family protein, producing the protein MGTHSSAHSRAARTAALIGTEDEAITVAGTVAEVFDFPAEGGAAAGTAEARLDLLSRSGLFGISVPTEHGGIDVSNTVLAEVCAVASSRSVTLGEILAAHFVAVEHIRSHASESQRSTVFSATLAGARLARAAARRNNETADALALTSSGLAWRLAGEALCTPCTRHADWVLVPARHDGAKTAGLLLPTRIEGLHYVANSCEPVNGGAQPAEHVLFRDVLVDGDTLLQPASDAAAHSVPRSLDLLLEAARQLGGARHALRHLLDDPASDPVTTGLLSARLAAADAMTAEAGRAVDAAQIGLAETHRTNAFLAAASALAVAEDTIAEIRRASSGPAALPADGLSPHLSDILRESGELRRQEHHRQPEPDD; encoded by the coding sequence ATGGGTACTCATTCATCGGCACACAGCCGCGCGGCACGAACGGCCGCCCTCATCGGAACCGAGGACGAAGCCATCACGGTTGCCGGTACGGTGGCGGAGGTTTTCGACTTCCCGGCAGAGGGTGGAGCGGCGGCCGGAACCGCCGAAGCGCGTCTCGATCTTCTCTCCCGCTCCGGCCTTTTCGGCATCTCGGTGCCGACCGAGCATGGTGGGATCGACGTCTCCAACACCGTACTGGCGGAAGTTTGCGCCGTGGCGTCCTCAAGGTCCGTGACGCTCGGCGAGATCCTCGCCGCACATTTCGTCGCCGTGGAGCACATTCGCAGCCATGCCAGCGAGAGCCAGCGCAGCACCGTCTTTTCCGCCACCCTCGCCGGCGCCCGTCTTGCGCGGGCGGCGGCCCGCCGCAACAACGAGACGGCAGACGCCCTTGCGCTCACATCGAGCGGCCTCGCCTGGCGGCTGGCGGGCGAGGCGCTCTGTACGCCCTGCACCCGGCACGCCGATTGGGTGCTGGTGCCTGCCCGCCATGACGGAGCGAAGACGGCGGGCCTCCTGCTGCCCACCCGCATCGAAGGGCTGCACTATGTGGCCAACAGCTGCGAACCGGTAAACGGCGGCGCCCAGCCCGCAGAACATGTTTTGTTCAGGGATGTACTCGTCGATGGCGATACCCTGCTGCAGCCGGCCAGCGACGCGGCCGCGCATTCCGTTCCCCGTTCCCTCGATCTCCTGCTGGAAGCCGCGCGCCAGCTCGGCGGCGCCCGCCATGCCCTGCGGCATCTCTTGGACGATCCGGCGAGCGACCCCGTCACGACGGGCCTGCTCTCCGCCCGGCTTGCCGCGGCTGACGCGATGACCGCCGAAGCCGGCCGCGCCGTCGATGCGGCCCAGATCGGCCTTGCCGAAACGCATCGGACGAACGCCTTTCTCGCCGCCGCGTCGGCCCTCGCCGTCGCCGAGGATACCATTGCCGAAATCCGGCGAGCCTCAAGCGGGCCGGCAGCACTGCCGGCCGACGGTCTCTCGCCGCATCTTTCCGACATTCTTCGGGAAAGCGGCGAGCTTCGCCGCCAGGAGCACCATCGCCAGCCGGAGCCGGACGACTGA